From the genome of Syntrophus gentianae, one region includes:
- a CDS encoding phosphopantetheine-binding protein gives MDEKKIFDELINILRLYAKDPALLETATKDTHILNDLKVNSARLVDVIIKCEDVFGIEIDDDDADKIRTIGNAIEVVQSKLS, from the coding sequence ATGGACGAAAAAAAGATTTTTGACGAGTTGATCAACATCCTGAGACTTTATGCAAAAGACCCTGCTCTTCTGGAGACAGCCACAAAGGATACGCATATTCTCAACGATCTCAAGGTCAACTCCGCACGGCTTGTGGACGTGATCATCAAATGTGAGGATGTCTTTGGAATCGAAATTGATGATGACGATGCCGACAAAATCCGGACCATCGGAAATGCCATTGAAGTGGTTCAAAGCAAATTGTCCTAA
- a CDS encoding 3-oxoacyl-ACP reductase family protein — MSSDKPVAIVTGGGTGIGAACSKVLARDGFRVGINYIDIVEDSAKAVLAQIEDGFLLKADLTDADQIESMLAEIKEKAGRVDVLLNAAGISINKDINSMTLEDFDLQRAIVRGSWYLTKRILRLFMLRKNSGRIINISSVVGHSGNSGQIPYTMEKAALDAFTKSLCKELAGRNILVNSVAPGFIDTPMTQNLPEEVKKRILDSIPLGRLGDPEEIADVVSFLACRASYISGTVIHVNGGLYGG; from the coding sequence ATGAGTTCAGACAAACCAGTGGCCATAGTGACAGGAGGCGGTACGGGAATTGGAGCCGCTTGTTCGAAAGTTCTTGCCCGTGATGGTTTCCGGGTGGGGATCAATTATATCGATATCGTCGAGGACTCGGCAAAAGCCGTTCTCGCGCAGATTGAAGACGGCTTTCTTCTCAAAGCGGACCTCACGGATGCGGACCAGATTGAATCCATGCTTGCGGAAATCAAGGAAAAGGCCGGCCGTGTCGATGTGCTCCTCAATGCCGCCGGGATCTCCATCAACAAGGACATCAACAGCATGACGCTGGAGGATTTTGACTTGCAGCGGGCCATTGTCAGGGGAAGCTGGTATCTGACGAAACGGATTCTCCGTCTTTTCATGCTCCGGAAAAACAGCGGCCGCATTATCAACATTTCCAGTGTGGTCGGCCATTCCGGCAATAGCGGACAGATTCCCTACACGATGGAAAAAGCCGCATTGGACGCCTTCACAAAGTCGCTCTGCAAGGAACTGGCAGGGAGAAACATCCTGGTGAATTCCGTTGCGCCGGGATTCATTGACACCCCGATGACCCAGAATCTGCCCGAGGAAGTTAAAAAGCGCATTTTAGACAGTATTCCCCTGGGACGTCTCGGCGACCCCGAGGAAATTGCCGATGTGGTTTCCTTTCTGGCCTGCCGGGCTTCCTATATCTCAGGTACGGTGATTCATGTAAACGGAGGCCTTTATGGTGGTTGA
- a CDS encoding lysophospholipid acyltransferase family protein — protein MSETEKSALHLQYFLGRIAIFILGPLIYLTIRLAGYRVRDIRKIRHKCHELFKIHEGPWIICANHLTMIDSAILAYVIAPVRRYVFNYKILPWNVPERANFQRNLFLTVLCYLSKCIPISRGGDRREVKSTLEQCLSVLKSEQNVLIFPEGGRSRVGHVDTENFSYGIGQLIESCEECKVLCIYLRGDGQETYSNLPRWGEKFSVRIDVIEPAPTELTGRRAHRHYAAQCIQQLALMEEQHFASRRQRHRGSDTIHCQKEEQEYSLSEPRLHA, from the coding sequence ATGAGCGAAACGGAAAAGAGTGCGCTTCATCTGCAATATTTTCTCGGAAGGATTGCTATCTTTATTCTGGGGCCGCTGATCTATCTTACGATACGGCTTGCCGGCTATCGTGTCCGGGATATTCGCAAGATTCGCCATAAATGCCACGAGCTCTTCAAAATCCATGAAGGGCCGTGGATCATTTGTGCAAATCATCTGACGATGATCGATTCCGCGATTCTGGCTTATGTCATTGCCCCGGTTCGCCGCTACGTGTTTAATTACAAGATCCTCCCCTGGAACGTTCCGGAACGGGCCAATTTCCAGCGCAATCTCTTCCTCACGGTTCTCTGTTATCTGTCGAAATGCATTCCCATCAGTCGCGGGGGTGATCGCCGGGAGGTCAAGTCCACACTGGAACAGTGTCTGAGTGTATTAAAGAGCGAACAGAATGTTCTCATTTTTCCGGAAGGTGGCCGTTCCCGGGTCGGACATGTGGACACGGAGAATTTCTCCTACGGGATCGGTCAATTGATCGAATCCTGCGAGGAATGCAAAGTGCTGTGCATCTATCTCCGGGGAGATGGTCAGGAAACGTACAGCAATCTGCCCCGCTGGGGGGAGAAGTTTTCCGTGCGCATCGACGTCATTGAACCTGCCCCCACGGAGTTGACCGGTCGCCGGGCACATCGTCACTACGCAGCACAGTGCATTCAGCAGCTTGCCCTGATGGAGGAACAGCATTTTGCCTCACGTCGGCAACGACATCGTGGATCTGACACAATCCACTGCCAGAAAGAAGAGCAGGAATATTCGCTTTCTGAACCGCGTCTTCACGCCTGA
- the fabA gene encoding bifunctional 3-hydroxydecanoyl-ACP dehydratase/trans-2-decenoyl-ACP isomerase encodes MTYEEFRERGSFSLEDLLAFAYGNLVENRPEGFEARLPAPPFLMLDRILTITHEGRQGRIVAEQDIRLDAWYFQCHFSGDPIQPGCLCVDAVWQLLGFYCVWRGALGAGRALGCQSVSFNGQIRPYNRCVRYEVDIRRFSQLKDSGASVVIGDAKIFVDNELITEITRAQSGVFSGIVYPDYPKHSHNSVGGIIRS; translated from the coding sequence ATGACTTATGAGGAGTTTCGCGAACGCGGCAGCTTCAGCCTTGAAGATCTGCTGGCTTTCGCTTACGGCAATCTCGTGGAAAATCGTCCCGAAGGCTTTGAAGCCCGCCTTCCGGCACCGCCCTTTCTCATGCTGGATCGCATCCTGACGATCACCCACGAAGGTCGACAGGGCCGCATTGTAGCGGAACAGGATATTCGCCTGGATGCGTGGTATTTTCAGTGTCATTTCTCCGGAGATCCTATCCAGCCGGGATGCCTCTGCGTCGATGCCGTCTGGCAGTTGCTCGGTTTTTATTGCGTCTGGCGCGGGGCTTTAGGCGCCGGCAGAGCGCTCGGCTGCCAAAGCGTTTCCTTCAACGGCCAGATTCGGCCGTATAACCGTTGCGTTCGCTACGAAGTGGATATTCGCCGCTTTTCCCAGTTGAAAGATTCCGGGGCCAGCGTCGTCATCGGCGATGCGAAAATCTTCGTCGACAATGAATTGATCACGGAAATTACGAGGGCCCAATCCGGTGTTTTCAGCGGCATCGTTTACCCGGATTATCCAAAGCACTCCCACAATTCGGTGGGAGGAATCATTAGGAGTTAA
- a CDS encoding 3-hydroxyacyl-ACP dehydratase FabZ family protein, whose product MVVDQVTKDLVLNAVPQQYPFRFIDEIIELDENHIVGAYRYREDEYFYKGHFPDRPITPGVILIETMAQTGVVAFGLYLTMQQRHNSLEETRQLTTLFTFVESVEFNNIVSPGERVIIRGEKIYFRRGSLKTKVSMERENGDNVCFGVLAGAGVMLNEA is encoded by the coding sequence ATGGTGGTTGATCAGGTGACGAAGGACCTCGTTCTGAACGCGGTTCCTCAGCAATACCCCTTTCGGTTCATCGATGAGATCATCGAACTCGACGAGAATCACATCGTGGGAGCCTACCGTTATCGTGAGGATGAATATTTTTATAAGGGGCACTTTCCGGATCGTCCGATTACCCCGGGAGTTATTCTTATCGAAACCATGGCCCAGACCGGCGTCGTGGCCTTCGGACTCTATCTGACGATGCAGCAGAGGCATAATTCTCTTGAAGAGACCAGACAATTGACCACCCTTTTTACGTTTGTAGAAAGTGTAGAATTCAACAATATTGTATCTCCCGGTGAACGGGTGATCATCCGCGGTGAAAAAATTTATTTTCGGAGAGGAAGCCTGAAAACAAAGGTGAGCATGGAACGGGAAAACGGTGATAATGTCTGTTTTGGTGTGCTAGCCGGGGCGGGGGTTATGTTAAATGAAGCGTAG
- a CDS encoding beta-ketoacyl-[acyl-carrier-protein] synthase family protein, whose amino-acid sequence MKRRVVITGMGVIAPNGHGLEEYEAALREGRSGIRYIPELKELNFACQVGGIPQGVEALRESYFVPEQLVSMNENIGYAAISAIDAWKDAGLTVPSFDSDEVDWDSGIIVGSGIGGMDTIANVVVPMVNAGKVKRMGSSIVEQVMNSGTSARVGGLLALGNQVTSNSSACSTGNEAIFEAMMRIRNGLAKRMLAGGTEGASPHIWAGFDAMRVLSKKFNDNPEQASRPLSASAAGFVPGSGGALLLLEDLETAQARGARIYAELLGGHVNCGGHRMGGSMTAPNPEGVKRCIRAAIADAAISAQDIEAINGHLTATFADPYEVKNWTEALERGPETFPYIQSTKSMIGHCLGAAGAVECVAVVLELYKGFLHPSVNSSDVHPDIAAFSKSIPQQALECPDLKIIAKAGFGFGDVNSCLIFKKWEE is encoded by the coding sequence ATGAAGCGTAGAGTCGTTATTACAGGAATGGGTGTCATTGCACCCAACGGTCATGGTTTAGAGGAATATGAAGCGGCCCTTCGCGAAGGCCGATCCGGCATCCGCTATATTCCGGAGTTGAAGGAGCTCAATTTTGCCTGCCAGGTCGGTGGAATCCCTCAAGGTGTTGAGGCGTTGCGCGAAAGTTATTTCGTCCCCGAACAACTGGTTTCGATGAATGAGAACATCGGCTATGCGGCGATCTCCGCCATTGATGCCTGGAAGGATGCGGGACTCACCGTTCCTTCTTTCGATTCCGACGAGGTGGATTGGGATTCAGGGATCATTGTCGGTTCCGGCATCGGGGGCATGGATACGATTGCCAATGTCGTGGTCCCCATGGTCAATGCCGGTAAAGTGAAGCGGATGGGCAGCAGCATCGTCGAACAGGTCATGAACAGCGGAACCAGCGCCCGTGTCGGCGGCCTCCTGGCCCTCGGGAATCAGGTAACCTCCAATTCCTCGGCATGCAGCACCGGCAATGAAGCCATCTTTGAAGCGATGATGCGGATTCGCAATGGCTTGGCCAAGCGGATGCTGGCCGGTGGCACGGAAGGAGCTTCACCCCACATCTGGGCAGGCTTCGATGCCATGCGGGTGCTCTCCAAGAAATTTAATGACAATCCCGAACAGGCATCCCGTCCGCTGAGCGCCTCGGCCGCCGGATTTGTTCCCGGCTCCGGGGGGGCCCTTCTTCTCCTGGAAGACCTGGAAACGGCTCAGGCCCGTGGCGCCCGCATTTATGCGGAATTGCTTGGAGGACACGTCAATTGCGGCGGACATCGAATGGGAGGCTCCATGACGGCTCCCAATCCGGAAGGTGTCAAGAGGTGCATCCGCGCGGCTATTGCCGATGCAGCGATTTCCGCACAGGACATTGAGGCCATCAACGGGCACCTCACGGCGACATTCGCTGATCCCTACGAGGTGAAGAACTGGACCGAGGCGCTGGAGCGGGGTCCGGAGACTTTTCCCTACATCCAATCCACGAAATCCATGATCGGCCATTGTCTCGGTGCGGCGGGCGCCGTTGAATGCGTAGCCGTCGTGTTGGAGCTTTACAAGGGATTTCTCCATCCCTCCGTCAACAGCTCGGATGTCCATCCGGATATTGCCGCTTTTTCCAAAAGCATTCCTCAGCAAGCCCTGGAATGCCCGGATCTGAAAATTATCGCCAAAGCCGGTTTCGGATTTGGCGATGTGAACAGTTGCTTGATTTTCAAGAAATGGGAAGAATAG